From one Bacteroides intestinalis DSM 17393 genomic stretch:
- a CDS encoding HelD family protein has translation MTFYQTEQQEKVHLQQLISIINDTIHNTDTSVKEHVETLQEYKDYIWSNKDIDPHEIRSMRESILNHFALGESVIDKRRRLGRILDIPYFGRIDFKEKKNGANILPIYIGIHTFYDSQNKMNLIYDWRAPISSMFYDYELGEATYTSPAGEISGDVSLKRQYRIRKGKMEYMIESSLTVHDEILQKELSSNANDKMRNIVTTIQREQNRIIRNEEAHILIIQGVAGSGKTSIALHRIAYLLYTLKGNISSKDILIISPNKVFGDYISNVLPELGEESVPETSMEQILSGVLENKYKYQSFFEQVTELLGKTTQSFIERIKYKSSFEFISQLDKFILYMENNCFKATDVKLTKHITIPAEYIEEQFRRFNRYPMRQRFEAMTDYILEMMKVQYYFTVTTADRNLLKKEIKKMFAGNNDLQVYKEFFEWIGKPELFKLRKNRILEYTDLAPLTYLHLALDGNITQCRVKHLLIDEMQDYSPIQYKVIQKLYPCRKTILGDAFQSVNPYSSSTAGMIRKAFIMGEVMKLCKSYRSTFEITDFAQKIQTNNELEPVMRHGEFPSVLQFENTEKENSGIIDLISSFKKSGYKSLGIVCKTEAQAKELAESLQTYTAEVYFLSNQSSAFVKGIIVTSSHMAKGLEFDEVIIPYVNDKNYNSAIDKSMLYVAVTRAMHKLTLTYNGKLSEFVPAFKL, from the coding sequence ATGACATTTTATCAAACAGAGCAACAAGAAAAAGTACACTTGCAACAACTCATCAGTATCATAAATGATACGATTCATAACACTGATACTTCGGTCAAAGAACATGTAGAAACCTTACAGGAATATAAAGATTATATCTGGTCGAACAAAGATATCGATCCTCATGAAATCCGTTCTATGCGCGAGAGTATCCTCAATCATTTTGCACTGGGTGAAAGTGTGATTGATAAACGCAGGCGGCTGGGCAGGATACTGGACATTCCTTATTTCGGAAGGATAGATTTTAAAGAAAAGAAAAACGGTGCCAACATTCTACCTATTTATATAGGTATACACACATTTTACGATTCTCAAAACAAGATGAATCTGATATACGACTGGCGTGCTCCCATCTCCAGTATGTTCTACGATTATGAACTGGGAGAAGCAACTTACACCTCTCCCGCCGGTGAAATCAGTGGAGATGTTTCGCTCAAACGTCAGTATCGCATCCGCAAAGGAAAAATGGAGTACATGATAGAAAGTTCGTTGACGGTTCATGATGAAATTCTCCAAAAAGAACTCAGTAGTAATGCAAACGATAAAATGAGGAATATTGTTACCACCATCCAGCGGGAGCAGAACCGGATTATTCGCAATGAGGAAGCCCATATATTGATTATCCAAGGAGTTGCCGGATCGGGCAAAACGTCTATTGCTTTACATCGCATCGCTTACCTGCTCTATACACTGAAAGGGAATATATCTTCAAAAGACATACTGATAATCTCGCCTAATAAGGTTTTTGGCGATTACATCTCGAATGTCCTTCCCGAGTTAGGAGAAGAAAGTGTGCCTGAAACCAGTATGGAACAGATTCTTTCGGGAGTTCTTGAAAACAAATACAAATACCAGAGCTTCTTTGAACAGGTAACGGAATTACTAGGGAAAACAACTCAGAGTTTTATAGAACGGATAAAATATAAATCCTCTTTCGAGTTCATTTCACAGCTTGACAAGTTTATTCTCTATATGGAAAATAACTGTTTCAAAGCTACAGATGTAAAACTCACCAAGCACATCACTATTCCGGCTGAATATATTGAAGAGCAATTCAGACGCTTCAACCGTTATCCCATGCGTCAACGATTCGAGGCAATGACGGATTATATCCTGGAAATGATGAAAGTACAATACTACTTTACGGTTACCACCGCCGACAGGAATCTGTTGAAGAAAGAAATAAAGAAAATGTTTGCAGGTAACAATGATCTTCAGGTTTATAAAGAGTTCTTTGAATGGATTGGGAAACCCGAATTATTCAAATTACGGAAAAACAGAATACTGGAATATACTGACCTGGCCCCTTTAACCTATTTACATCTGGCTTTAGATGGGAATATTACCCAATGCCGTGTCAAGCATCTTTTGATAGACGAGATGCAGGATTACTCTCCGATTCAGTACAAAGTTATCCAGAAACTTTATCCCTGCCGGAAAACAATTCTTGGAGATGCCTTCCAGTCTGTCAATCCTTATAGTTCGTCAACTGCCGGAATGATCAGAAAAGCATTCATTATGGGCGAAGTAATGAAGCTCTGCAAAAGTTACCGTTCTACATTTGAGATTACGGATTTTGCACAAAAAATTCAAACGAATAATGAGTTAGAACCCGTCATGCGACATGGTGAATTCCCTTCAGTCCTACAATTTGAGAATACAGAAAAAGAAAACTCCGGTATTATCGACCTGATTTCATCCTTCAAGAAATCCGGTTATAAGTCACTCGGAATAGTATGTAAAACTGAAGCACAAGCGAAAGAACTGGCAGAAAGTCTACAGACATATACTGCTGAAGTTTATTTTCTATCCAATCAAAGCTCCGCTTTTGTGAAGGGTATCATCGTTACCTCATCTCACATGGCAAAAGGATTGGAATTTGATGAAGTTATCATTCCTTATGTCAATGACAAAAACTATAACTCAGCTATTGATAAAAGTATGCTCTATGTAGCCGTAACAAGGGCAATGCATAAATTGACACTGACTTACAATGGGAAACTAAGTGAATTCGTTCCTGCTTTTAAACTTTAA